One Brassica napus cultivar Da-Ae chromosome A1, Da-Ae, whole genome shotgun sequence genomic region harbors:
- the LOC106442801 gene encoding calmodulin-binding protein 60 D isoform X1, which produces MIWSRNVREWDPFECLVTRDKHGRSSVEIRTPHHTTKEKHSLSHTELTHKNKEHRTRQKRRLCRITINNQTQQSLPSPCEFTLTMKRNLDKSNDEKQPERKRPALASVIVEAMKVDSLQKLCSSLEPILRRVVSEEVERALAKFIPSRLAESSESSPKRISGPDGRNLQLRFRTRLSLPLFTGGRVEGEQGASIHVVLIDAHTGRHVAFGPEASLKLEVVVLEGDFNKEDWSREEFESHVVKERDGKRPLLTGDLCVVLKEGVGALGEMVFTDNSSWIRSRKFRLALRVASGGCDDGVRVREAKTEAFTVKDHRGELYKKHYPPGLSDEVWRLEKIGKDGAFHKKLTAEGIVNVEDFLRKLVKDSTKLRAALGSGMSNKMWDVLVEHAKTCVLSGKLYIYYPEDSRTVGVVLNNIYELSGLISGDQYLSADSLDDSQKVYVDGLVKKAYDNWNQVIEYEGKTPLNLNQPERVEIESVTVPANYSVLPPSPIPPSQFPGFSFEGYNVLQQDQFMGIHQHQTQTQTNLENQNVTGMALGTTLQSTCGYQDMGSSSVHQANLDPFEEWSHQHENDLLSRSHEMLESEDMQQLLQLCSMGGGNGENGYGFPSFMQNTPMVHEDRERSGKAVVGWLKIKAAMKWGIFIRKKAAEKRRAQIVELD; this is translated from the exons ATGATTTGGAGTAGGAATGTCAGAGAGTGGGACCCTTTCGAATGTTTGGTGACACGTGACAAGCACGGTAGGTCCAGCGTGGAGATACGTACACCTCACCACACCACAAAAGAGAAACATTCTCTCAGTCATACGGAGTTGACCCATAAAAACAAAGAGCATCGAACTAGGCAAAAGAGGAGACTCTGTCGGATAACTATCAACAACCAAACACAACAATCACTCCCGTCGCCGTGCGAATTTACTCTCACC ATGAAGAGGAATCTAGACAAGAGCAACGATGAAAAGCAGCCTGAGCGAAAGCGCCCTGCTCTTGCCAG TGTGATTGTTGAGGCTATGAAAGTTGACAGCTTGCAGAAGCTCTGCTCCTCTCTTGAACCTATCCTCCGCAGAGTT GTGAGTGAGGAAGTGGAACGTGCTTTGGCAAAGTTCATCCCTTCTAGACTTGCCGAAAG TTCTGAGTCTTCTCCCAAACGAATTAGCGGTCCTGATGGCCGGAACTTGCAGCTGCGTTTCAGGACTAGACTCTCTCTCCCTTTATTCACCGGAGGTAGAGTGGAAGGAGAGCAAGGCGCTTCCATCCACGTTGTATTGATAGACGCACACACGGGGCGTCATGTGGCGTTTGGACCAGAAGCTTCTCTCAAGCTCGAGGTCGTTGTCCTCGAAGGTGACTTCAACAAAGAAGATTGGAGTCGAGAAGAGTTTGAAAGTCATGTTGTGAAAGAGCGTGATGGGAAGAGACCGTTGCTTACTGGAGATCTCTGTGTTGTTCTCAAGGAAGGGGTGGGTGCTTTGGGGGAGATGGTGTTCACTGATAACTCGAGTTGGATTCGGAGTAGGAAGTTTAGACTTGCTTTGAGGGTTGCCTCTGGGGGATGTGATGATGGTGTACGGGTGCGTGAGGCGAAGACTGAAGCTTTCACTGTTAAAGATCACAGGGGAGAAT TGTACAAGAAGCATTATCCACCTGGTTTGAGTGATGAGGTGTGGAGATTGGAGAAGATTGGTAAAGATGGGGCGTTTCATAAGAAACTAACCGCTGAAGGAATAGTTAATGTGGAAGACTTTCTGAGAAAATTGGTTAAGGATTCTACTAAACTACGAGCT GCTCTTGGAAGTGGCATGTCAAACAAGATGTGGGATGTGCTAGTGGAGCACGCAAAGACATGTGTCCTAAGCGGCAAGCTTTACATCTACTATCCTGAAGATTCAAGGACTGTGGGTGTTGTGCTCAATAACATCTATGAGTTGAGTGGCCTTATCTCCGGGGATCAATACCTCTCTGCTGACTCACTCGATGACAGCCAAAAG GTATATGTGGATGGATTGGTGAAGAAAGCATATGATAACTGGAACCAAGTCATAGAGTATGAAGGCAAAACTCCTTTAAACTTGAATCAGCCTGAGAGAGTGGAAATAGAATCTGTAACGGTGCCGGCAAATTACTCTGTCTTGCCTCCATCTCCTATACCTCCTAGTCAGTTTCCAGGATTCTCATTCGAAG GGTATAATGTTTTGCAGCAAGATCAGtttatgggaatacatcaacatcaaactcaaactcaaacaaACTTAGAGAATCAAAATGTAACTGGGATGGCTCTTGGTACTACTCTACAATCCACATGCGGGTACCAAGACATGGGTTCTTCTTCTGTTCATCAGGCAAATCTTGATCCCTTTGAAGAATGGTCACACCAGCATGAGAACGACCTCTTATCAAGGAGTCATGAGATGCTGGAGAGCGAGGACATGCAGCAGCTGCTCCAGCTCTGTAGCATGGGAGGAGGGAATGGAGAAAATGGGTATGGTTTCCCGTCGTTTATGCAAAATACACCGATGGTGCATGAGGACCGAGAGAGATCAGGAAAAGCGGTTGTTGGGTGGCTGAAGATAAAAGCTGCAATGAAGTGGGGAATCTTCATAAGGAAGAAAGCTGCTGAGAAAAGAAGAGCTCAGATTGTTGAGCTTGATTAA
- the LOC106442801 gene encoding calmodulin-binding protein 60 D isoform X2, giving the protein MKRNLDKSNDEKQPERKRPALASVIVEAMKVDSLQKLCSSLEPILRRVVSEEVERALAKFIPSRLAESSESSPKRISGPDGRNLQLRFRTRLSLPLFTGGRVEGEQGASIHVVLIDAHTGRHVAFGPEASLKLEVVVLEGDFNKEDWSREEFESHVVKERDGKRPLLTGDLCVVLKEGVGALGEMVFTDNSSWIRSRKFRLALRVASGGCDDGVRVREAKTEAFTVKDHRGELYKKHYPPGLSDEVWRLEKIGKDGAFHKKLTAEGIVNVEDFLRKLVKDSTKLRAALGSGMSNKMWDVLVEHAKTCVLSGKLYIYYPEDSRTVGVVLNNIYELSGLISGDQYLSADSLDDSQKVYVDGLVKKAYDNWNQVIEYEGKTPLNLNQPERVEIESVTVPANYSVLPPSPIPPSQFPGFSFEGYNVLQQDQFMGIHQHQTQTQTNLENQNVTGMALGTTLQSTCGYQDMGSSSVHQANLDPFEEWSHQHENDLLSRSHEMLESEDMQQLLQLCSMGGGNGENGYGFPSFMQNTPMVHEDRERSGKAVVGWLKIKAAMKWGIFIRKKAAEKRRAQIVELD; this is encoded by the exons ATGAAGAGGAATCTAGACAAGAGCAACGATGAAAAGCAGCCTGAGCGAAAGCGCCCTGCTCTTGCCAG TGTGATTGTTGAGGCTATGAAAGTTGACAGCTTGCAGAAGCTCTGCTCCTCTCTTGAACCTATCCTCCGCAGAGTT GTGAGTGAGGAAGTGGAACGTGCTTTGGCAAAGTTCATCCCTTCTAGACTTGCCGAAAG TTCTGAGTCTTCTCCCAAACGAATTAGCGGTCCTGATGGCCGGAACTTGCAGCTGCGTTTCAGGACTAGACTCTCTCTCCCTTTATTCACCGGAGGTAGAGTGGAAGGAGAGCAAGGCGCTTCCATCCACGTTGTATTGATAGACGCACACACGGGGCGTCATGTGGCGTTTGGACCAGAAGCTTCTCTCAAGCTCGAGGTCGTTGTCCTCGAAGGTGACTTCAACAAAGAAGATTGGAGTCGAGAAGAGTTTGAAAGTCATGTTGTGAAAGAGCGTGATGGGAAGAGACCGTTGCTTACTGGAGATCTCTGTGTTGTTCTCAAGGAAGGGGTGGGTGCTTTGGGGGAGATGGTGTTCACTGATAACTCGAGTTGGATTCGGAGTAGGAAGTTTAGACTTGCTTTGAGGGTTGCCTCTGGGGGATGTGATGATGGTGTACGGGTGCGTGAGGCGAAGACTGAAGCTTTCACTGTTAAAGATCACAGGGGAGAAT TGTACAAGAAGCATTATCCACCTGGTTTGAGTGATGAGGTGTGGAGATTGGAGAAGATTGGTAAAGATGGGGCGTTTCATAAGAAACTAACCGCTGAAGGAATAGTTAATGTGGAAGACTTTCTGAGAAAATTGGTTAAGGATTCTACTAAACTACGAGCT GCTCTTGGAAGTGGCATGTCAAACAAGATGTGGGATGTGCTAGTGGAGCACGCAAAGACATGTGTCCTAAGCGGCAAGCTTTACATCTACTATCCTGAAGATTCAAGGACTGTGGGTGTTGTGCTCAATAACATCTATGAGTTGAGTGGCCTTATCTCCGGGGATCAATACCTCTCTGCTGACTCACTCGATGACAGCCAAAAG GTATATGTGGATGGATTGGTGAAGAAAGCATATGATAACTGGAACCAAGTCATAGAGTATGAAGGCAAAACTCCTTTAAACTTGAATCAGCCTGAGAGAGTGGAAATAGAATCTGTAACGGTGCCGGCAAATTACTCTGTCTTGCCTCCATCTCCTATACCTCCTAGTCAGTTTCCAGGATTCTCATTCGAAG GGTATAATGTTTTGCAGCAAGATCAGtttatgggaatacatcaacatcaaactcaaactcaaacaaACTTAGAGAATCAAAATGTAACTGGGATGGCTCTTGGTACTACTCTACAATCCACATGCGGGTACCAAGACATGGGTTCTTCTTCTGTTCATCAGGCAAATCTTGATCCCTTTGAAGAATGGTCACACCAGCATGAGAACGACCTCTTATCAAGGAGTCATGAGATGCTGGAGAGCGAGGACATGCAGCAGCTGCTCCAGCTCTGTAGCATGGGAGGAGGGAATGGAGAAAATGGGTATGGTTTCCCGTCGTTTATGCAAAATACACCGATGGTGCATGAGGACCGAGAGAGATCAGGAAAAGCGGTTGTTGGGTGGCTGAAGATAAAAGCTGCAATGAAGTGGGGAATCTTCATAAGGAAGAAAGCTGCTGAGAAAAGAAGAGCTCAGATTGTTGAGCTTGATTAA
- the LOC106442795 gene encoding probable xyloglucan endotransglucosylase/hydrolase protein 23, with translation MAMINYSTILSPLLAAIMIYSVSANFHQDVEITWGDGRGQITNNGDLLTLSLDKSSGSGFQSKNEYLFGKIDMQIKLVAGNSAGTVTAYYLKSSGSTWDEIDFEFLGNLSGDPYTLHTNVFTQGKGDREQQFKLWFDPTIDFHTYSILWNPQRIIFSVDGTPIREFKNMESQGTLFPKNQPMRMYSSLWNAEDWATRGGLVKTDWSKAPFTASYRGFSEEACVVSNGKSSCSNGSGQGSSSGSWLSQELDSTGQERMRWVQSNYMIYNYCTDAKRFPQGLPRECLSA, from the exons ATGGCGATGATCAACTACTCCACCATCTTGTCTCCTCTGCTTGCTGCTATTATGATTTACTCTGTTTCCGCCAATTTTCACCAAGACGTGGAGATAACTTGGGGAGATGGACGTGGACAGATCACTAACAACGGCGATCTTCTTACACTCTCTCTCGACAAGTCTTCTGGCTCAGGATTCCAATCCAAGAATGAATATTTGTTTGGTAAAATCGACATGCAGATCAAACTCGTCGCGGGAAACTCCGCAGGAACAGTCACTGCTTACTAT TTGAAATCATCTGGATCTACATGGGACGAGATTGATTTTGAGTTCTTGGGAAATCTAAGTGGTGATCCTTACACACTTCATACCAATGTCTTTACTCAAGGCAAAGGAGACAGGGAACAACAGTTCAAACTCTGGTTCGATCCCACTATTGATTTCCACACTTACTCTATCCTCTGGAACCCACAACGCATTAT ATTCTCTGTGGATGGAACTCCGATAAGGGAATTTAAGAACATGGAATCTCAAGGAACTTTGTTCCCTAAGAACCAACCGATGAGGATGTACTCAAGTCTATGGAACGCCGAAGACTGGGCAACAAGGGGTGGTTTGGTCAAAACCGACTGGTCTAAAGCTCCCTTCACCGCTTCATACCGTGGCTTCAGTGAAGAAGCTTGTGTCGTGTCAAACGGGAAGTCATCGTGCTCCAACGGGTCAGGACAAGGGAGTAGTAGTGGTTCGTGGTTGTCCCAGGAGTTAGACTCGACGGGTCAAGAACGGATGAGATGGGTGCAGAGTAATTACATGATCTACAATTACTGTACGGACGCTAAGAGGTTCCCTCAAGGTCTTCCACGAGAGTGTCTATCTGCGTAG